The following is a genomic window from Bacteroidia bacterium.
AGTATCCCGCAATAGGTTCGGTCGTTTCGTGGTAAATTCGAAGGCGCTTTCGCACCGTGTCTTCGGAATCGTCGCTGCGGCCGCGGTACATGAGGCGGCCGATGATTTCATCGTCGGGCACCTTCAGACGCAGGACGGCGATGATGGGTCCTCCATGTTCGATGAGCATCTCCTCAAGAGCCTCGGCCTGATCGGGTGTACGTGGAAAGCCATCGAGCAGGAAGCCGCCGGCTGTGTCCGGTTGAAACAGACGTTCCCGCACCATGGCATTGGTGACGGCATCCGATACGAGTTCGCCCGATTCCGATGCCTGTTTGGCGGCAATACCGAGAGGCGTACCTCCACGAATGTGTTCGCGGAACAGGTCTCCGGTGGAAATGTGCGGAATATGATATCGCTCTGAAATGAACTGCGCCTGGGTCCCTTTCCCGGCTCCCGGGGGACCAAAGATCAGCAAACGCATAAAGTCCTCAGTTGGGTGGATAGTAGCACGGCGGCTGTTGATTGAGCAAAACGGAGTATGCGTATCGGGAATGTAAAGATTTTTTCAGGACGAACCAATCTTTGTCCGCGCAAACAGGGCTGATGCAGGAAAAAGAAGCCGAATCCCGCACTGCGGACCGGAGAAAGCGGACACTGATCTCACTGGACGCGATGCCGTTGCTTTGCTGATTGAGTCTCGTCTGTCGGCTGAATGCGAACTTCGGGCATGAGCAGATACGCTTTCACGAGGGATGTTGCAGAGACGCAGGCTCACGCAGGGCAAGTTGTCCGCAGGCGGCATCGATGTCCAATCCCGAGCTGGATCGAAGCATCACGGTGATATTCGAGGCGCGTAATGCATCCGCGAATTCCTCGATGCGCCAGCGTGGCGTCGCTTCGAGAGTTGTAGCGGCGTCGGTATCCGATGAGACGTCGGCGGGGTGGAATGGTATGATGTTCACCTTTGGAGGAACCCTCCGGGCAATTTTCACCAGACGACGGGCATCTTCCACACCGTCATTCAGTCCGTTGAAGAGGATATACTCATAGGTGACACGCATGCGGGTTTTGCGATAGTAATACTCTATCGCGTCCATCACCACCGCGAGCGGGTATTTCTTGTTTATCGGCATCAGTTGCAGACGCAGATCATCCGTGGTGGCGTGGAGGGAAAGAGCGAGTTTAATTTTCCAGCCTTCATCGGCCATGCGTCGTATGCCTTCCACCATCCCTGCCGTGGAGAGGGTGATACGACTTGCGGCGATTCCGCCGGTTTTTTCATGGGTGATGATGCCGACCGCACGCATGACGTTATCCATGTTCAGCATCGGTTCGCCCATACCCATAAAAACCAGATTGGTGATGCGTGCATCCGTGCGTTTCTGTACCGCCATGTATTGACCGACGATTTCGCCGGTCGTCAGATTGCGTTTGAGCTTCATGGATGCCGTAGCGCAGAAACGGCAATCGAGCGGACAACCCACCTGTGTCGAAACGCAGATGGTGAGGCGGCGCGGCTGATCCCGATCATCGCTTTCGGCAGGGATGAGAACGGTCTCGACAGCGCGACCGTCTTCAAGGCCGAACAGGAATTTTTGCGTACCGTCCGCACTTGTCTGTTCCTTTCGGACAAGCGGCTTGCGGATGATGTACTTCTCGGAAAGGCTTTCTCGTATCAGTCTGGGAACATTGTGGAATTCGGAGAAATCATCGACCCTGCGGTTGTAGAGCCAATAAAAGAGTTGCTCCGCGCGATAGCGCGGCAGTCCGGCTTGGGTACTGGCCTCTTCGAGTTCCGCCAGAGTGTAGCCGAAAATGTTGTTGTTCATATTCCGTGTAAGACCGAATGATTACGTATACGATTCGAATAAAATACGCAAATCGTCGTGATTCATGAAGTGGGGGGATGAAGGGTGAAGGGTGAAGGGTGAAGAGTGAAGGGTGAAGGGTGAGGAGTGAGGCGTGAAGAGGGAAGAGGGAATAACGTTATAATTCTCCTTTTTGTTTTTTCTTGGAACGAACGGCCCATCGGCCAGAAAGAGTGAGCATGTTTTGTCGAAGGTGTTTCGTCAATCATTCTGACTTGATAAAAAAACCCCGGCGAGAGCCGGGGCGTAGGTTTTCAAGCGCAGATGGTTGTGATCAGCATTCTGCGGTCCTGTTGCTCGCGGCGTCCACCACGGCGATAGCGATCATGTCCACTATTTCCTTGACGTCGGAACCGCGCTGGAGGACGTGCACCGATTTGCACATGCCATTGAGGATCGGTCCGATCGGATGTCCACCGCCGATACGTGCGAGCAGCTTGTATGCGATGTTACCGGAGTTGAGATCCGGGAATATCAGCACATTGGCTCCGCCTTTCAGTTTGCTGAAGGGGAAAATATCATTGATGATATCGGGCACGACGGCGGTGTCGGCCTGCATCTCGCCATCCACCATCAGATCAGGTGCACGTTCCTGCACGATTTCCAGCGCCCGCCGAACCTTACGGGGTGAGTCTTCCTCGGCGTTGCTGC
Proteins encoded in this region:
- a CDS encoding adenylate kinase, yielding MRLLIFGPPGAGKGTQAQFISERYHIPHISTGDLFREHIRGGTPLGIAAKQASESGELVSDAVTNAMVRERLFQPDTAGGFLLDGFPRTPDQAEALEEMLIEHGGPIIAVLRLKVPDDEIIGRLMYRGRSDDSEDTVRKRLRIYHETTEPIAGYYRAKGLLVDIVGVGSIEEITNRIAAEIEARKKG
- the rlmN gene encoding 23S rRNA (adenine(2503)-C(2))-methyltransferase RlmN, translated to MNNNIFGYTLAELEEASTQAGLPRYRAEQLFYWLYNRRVDDFSEFHNVPRLIRESLSEKYIIRKPLVRKEQTSADGTQKFLFGLEDGRAVETVLIPAESDDRDQPRRLTICVSTQVGCPLDCRFCATASMKLKRNLTTGEIVGQYMAVQKRTDARITNLVFMGMGEPMLNMDNVMRAVGIITHEKTGGIAASRITLSTAGMVEGIRRMADEGWKIKLALSLHATTDDLRLQLMPINKKYPLAVVMDAIEYYYRKTRMRVTYEYILFNGLNDGVEDARRLVKIARRVPPKVNIIPFHPADVSSDTDAATTLEATPRWRIEEFADALRASNITVMLRSSSGLDIDAACGQLALREPASLQHPS